The following are from one region of the Methanospirillum hungatei genome:
- a CDS encoding precorrin-2 dehydrogenase/sirohydrochlorin ferrochelatase family protein, with amino-acid sequence MIPLMIDFTGKKVIIFGGGVVGARKARYFAHEADVVVYSRSFHPEFQEIPVRTEVCNLTRDLETLRNMIHNVSLVIAATSDPELNELIESACTREHIWCNVAAGKQSDVVLPAKISGNRYVIAVSTSGSVPAVSRLIREEIENTFPDLDDLILLGEWIRDTYRGDRTGTDSYDTVLYAALRDPETRKSLTNGMNAAQEYVQRRFAI; translated from the coding sequence ATGATTCCCCTGATGATTGACTTTACCGGAAAGAAAGTAATCATTTTCGGGGGAGGGGTAGTCGGAGCCAGAAAGGCACGATACTTCGCACATGAAGCAGACGTCGTCGTATACAGTCGTTCTTTTCACCCGGAGTTTCAGGAAATCCCGGTCAGAACGGAGGTCTGCAATCTGACCAGAGACCTTGAAACCCTGCGAAATATGATTCACAATGTATCACTGGTCATCGCTGCCACATCAGATCCTGAATTAAACGAACTGATTGAAAGCGCCTGCACCCGTGAACATATCTGGTGCAATGTAGCGGCGGGGAAACAAAGTGATGTCGTCCTTCCGGCAAAGATATCTGGGAACCGGTATGTCATCGCGGTCAGCACCTCTGGTTCGGTCCCGGCAGTATCCCGGCTGATCCGTGAAGAGATCGAGAATACGTTTCCTGATCTTGATGATCTCATTCTCCTGGGCGAATGGATCCGGGACACGTACCGGGGGGATCGGACCGGTACCGATTCATATGATACTGTCCTGTATGCTGCTCTCCGTGACCCTGAAACAAGAAAATCCCTTACAAATGGAATGAATGCAGCCCAGGAATATGTACAGAGGAGATTTGCTATATGA
- a CDS encoding DUF365 domain-containing protein produces MTEIIGVTFPIPKSYMGRFFKGKTVFIKPATCFKEIQPGMKLVFYQSREDTGFVGEGVIAEIAFDENPLNFFTRFGNKIFLSSDEVNQYLEYQDHWKSTRRRKGNVKKKPWMALVLKDIKQYSNIEKPERFVPVGGQYIRK; encoded by the coding sequence ATGACGGAAATTATTGGTGTTACTTTTCCGATACCGAAGTCCTATATGGGGCGGTTTTTTAAGGGAAAAACAGTATTCATTAAACCCGCAACCTGCTTCAAAGAAATTCAACCGGGTATGAAACTGGTTTTTTATCAATCACGAGAAGATACAGGGTTTGTTGGTGAAGGGGTTATCGCCGAAATCGCTTTTGATGAAAATCCCCTAAACTTTTTCACAAGATTCGGAAATAAGATATTTCTGTCATCTGATGAAGTAAATCAATATTTGGAATATCAAGATCATTGGAAAAGTACAAGACGTCGGAAAGGAAATGTGAAAAAGAAACCCTGGATGGCCCTTGTATTAAAGGATATCAAACAATATTCGAATATAGAAAAACCTGAACGATTTGTTCCAGTTGGTGGTCAGTATATCCGGAAATGA
- a CDS encoding EVE domain-containing protein translates to MNSEITDKKLIWGIPKRNKNLHERVSLGDKILMYVRQEHEGVMILPPAISGAYEVEAKFEESNAIFSIPSHMGEELFPYRFRLKRISVYTPPIDFKPLIDSLDFITNKTKWSGHLRVAMREIPKSDYDKIITSGKKK, encoded by the coding sequence ATGAATTCCGAGATTACAGATAAAAAACTAATCTGGGGTATTCCGAAAAGGAATAAAAATCTACATGAGCGGGTATCTCTTGGAGATAAAATTCTTATGTATGTCAGGCAGGAACACGAAGGCGTTATGATTCTTCCTCCTGCAATATCCGGAGCATATGAAGTAGAAGCGAAGTTTGAAGAATCAAATGCAATATTTTCAATACCTTCCCATATGGGTGAAGAACTTTTTCCTTACCGATTCAGATTAAAACGAATATCTGTATATACTCCCCCGATTGATTTCAAACCTCTCATTGATTCGCTTGATTTTATCACCAATAAGACAAAGTGGTCCGGGCATCTTCGTGTTGCAATGCGTGAAATACCGAAAAGTGATTATGATAAGATAATTACATCAGGGAAAAAGAAATGA
- the brxL gene encoding protease Lon-related BREX system protein BrxL, whose translation MTGDLPDTLDQKLIEAFPGRVVRKDLVHKLKVGFTIPVYVLEYLLGKYCSTTDEEEIRKGLELVHSTINERVVRADQTELIKSRLRQSGSMKIIDLVTVSFDEKDLGGKYWAQLATSGLSKVHIDEKIVMDNERVLTGGIWSNIELIYDETIVHGGVTRPFVIKRIQPIQIASARLEDWIEGRKQFTRDEWVDIILRSMGYEPNHPDFTWRVKMLILLRLIPMVEKNYNLIELGPRETGKSFVYREISPYVMLLSGGQGSVADLFGWKNRKDKPGLVVKNDVVAFDEVAGSHFKDESNKQMFKGYMEQGSFSRGDDKGTLSAEGGIVFNGNIDGDVESIARTTHLFTPLPETIRNDTAFHDRWHGYLPGWEMPKLIPDHLTTHLGFVADYFAEIFHNNLRPLNYTYQYEEFFKFGSASKRDEKSAKKTISGLMKLIHPDGKCSKEEMAEYVAFGLEMRRRVREQLKRINPLEFSKVNLSYIDKETGEEFYAECKELGVSKLIPETPLSPGDIFTIGWDNGLGRVALFRIQVAGTTGSGKLKLVGISSKSIKDSAQMAHNYLKVNSRKLGLEHDIDSYDLSIQVMSPGHGTDSPDLGVAFFTSMLSAIVNKPLAGGMVVLGEMTIHGVLTRVEHLGDRIRVAMDAGAKQVLIPTTNAADFGNIPPELLDKVQVTFYSEPMQAVFKALATE comes from the coding sequence ATGACTGGTGATTTACCCGATACCTTGGATCAGAAACTTATCGAAGCGTTTCCTGGTCGTGTAGTCAGAAAAGATTTGGTCCATAAATTAAAAGTCGGGTTTACCATCCCGGTATACGTTCTTGAGTACCTTCTTGGAAAATACTGTTCAACAACAGATGAAGAAGAGATACGGAAAGGATTGGAACTGGTTCACAGTACAATCAATGAACGAGTAGTCAGGGCAGACCAGACCGAACTTATAAAATCACGACTTCGTCAGTCTGGCTCAATGAAAATCATTGATCTTGTCACCGTATCATTTGATGAGAAGGATCTCGGCGGAAAATATTGGGCACAACTTGCTACTTCAGGTCTATCGAAAGTTCATATTGATGAAAAAATTGTCATGGACAATGAACGGGTATTAACCGGAGGTATCTGGTCTAATATCGAACTTATTTACGATGAAACGATAGTTCATGGAGGAGTAACTCGGCCATTTGTTATCAAACGAATACAACCGATCCAGATCGCAAGTGCCAGGTTGGAAGACTGGATTGAAGGGAGAAAGCAGTTCACTCGCGATGAATGGGTTGATATTATCCTTCGTTCCATGGGGTATGAACCCAATCACCCTGATTTTACTTGGCGTGTGAAAATGCTGATTCTTCTCCGCCTCATACCAATGGTTGAGAAGAATTACAACCTTATCGAACTAGGTCCCCGTGAGACTGGGAAATCTTTTGTTTATCGGGAAATATCCCCTTATGTCATGCTCCTTTCCGGAGGACAAGGATCAGTAGCTGATCTTTTCGGATGGAAGAACCGAAAAGACAAACCCGGACTTGTAGTAAAAAATGATGTAGTTGCTTTTGATGAAGTAGCCGGCTCTCATTTTAAGGATGAATCTAACAAGCAGATGTTTAAGGGGTATATGGAACAGGGTTCATTCTCACGGGGAGATGATAAGGGAACCCTTTCCGCTGAAGGTGGCATTGTTTTCAATGGTAATATCGATGGCGACGTGGAATCAATAGCCCGTACAACTCATCTTTTTACTCCTCTCCCTGAAACAATACGAAATGATACGGCATTTCATGACCGGTGGCATGGGTATTTACCCGGCTGGGAGATGCCAAAATTAATTCCGGATCATTTAACCACACATTTAGGATTTGTTGCCGATTATTTTGCTGAAATCTTTCACAATAATCTCCGCCCATTAAATTATACCTACCAATATGAAGAATTCTTTAAATTTGGTTCTGCAAGTAAACGTGATGAAAAATCCGCAAAGAAAACAATATCCGGTCTGATGAAACTCATTCATCCAGATGGAAAATGCTCAAAAGAAGAAATGGCTGAATATGTGGCTTTTGGACTTGAGATGCGACGAAGAGTGAGAGAACAACTGAAACGTATTAATCCTCTGGAATTTTCTAAAGTCAATCTTTCCTATATCGACAAAGAAACAGGAGAAGAGTTTTATGCGGAATGCAAGGAACTGGGAGTATCTAAATTGATTCCAGAAACCCCTCTTTCTCCTGGAGACATATTCACAATTGGATGGGACAATGGCCTGGGGAGAGTCGCACTCTTTCGGATACAAGTTGCAGGAACCACGGGGTCTGGGAAATTAAAACTGGTAGGAATTAGTTCAAAATCCATAAAGGATTCTGCACAAATGGCTCATAATTATCTGAAAGTGAATAGTCGAAAACTTGGGCTTGAACATGACATTGATAGTTATGATCTCAGTATCCAGGTCATGAGTCCGGGACATGGAACCGATTCACCAGATCTCGGAGTGGCGTTTTTTACCTCAATGTTGTCAGCAATTGTCAACAAACCCCTGGCAGGGGGGATGGTTGTCCTGGGCGAGATGACGATTCATGGTGTTTTAACCAGAGTCGAGCATTTGGGGGATAGAATACGTGTTGCAATGGATGCCGGTGCAAAACAGGTTCTCATTCCAACAACGAATGCAGCTGATTTTGGTAACATTCCTCCAGAACTACTGGATAAGGTTCAAGTCACCTTTTACTCAGAACCTATGCAAGCAGTATTTAAAGCTCTGGCAACAGAATAG
- a CDS encoding PglZ domain-containing protein — MTSASDNNKTFHSWLSSIICPYLNDEHGWVLWYDSQGEWKDILKKFSSDSNIEYWDGEEIHELNIRYTLNQEPHRPRIIRLPIQDNEMTWFAIEALKAPCTKQLRLAEALRSFGAEIPWDQEQKMGETLKSYALQWFDETKDVWTRSGSDNIITDARVLEIIGSPTSRLSDLKQDEFILLSNRLVHEFGLPEPTLEDEKKWRREVVATLLCTEIARQYPGKNPGDSHRVIPEGKIREKTLKNILDTWKNTVPYFETYERIVLEAERLTSIRSIAPDIPDNAEPSSSYHIERELFRREISSLISTQSIQDLAQILSKRKEWYQSHTDSFFGNRASVDHTVWWSHLLKLSSIAQTLLVGNAINPWSSVMQAIEWYTQSGYTIDEAGELLFEEKEEFSDDINEIRDRLKRLYLQIVSHIGSLFSERLAHDCNGISTLETAGEKANNLLQLQKGPLVFIFLDALRYDLGVRLAAMLNQGEGGQRAQVHYARASLPSITMIGKPHSLPISSSQLKVSFDETKGNFTVTTNDFLKDLTVAGNWRDWFSRSLGVKQFMLMDEVLSGDIKKPNKNNPMMVVEGGELDASGTIGELKQTGAENLLRRYTKGIKKIREKGWNRFVIVTDHGYFHWQPGEDDIETIENNGNILWQSRRAVVGRNLSSTKSLILPASGSDLTVRVPWSTNAFKTYGGLGFFHGGATLQEIIIPVIYAEWPQKTTEITIVLKPVQFITSLTPRVQIEDGGQKRLFGADESLSGRTVLVKVRDKEGRVVFKQKEPISVNPGGGVQTIQLELVPGAPALLSGEYLMVCVEDAENEQRLAEEQVELRQDIDDW, encoded by the coding sequence ATGACATCGGCTTCAGATAACAACAAAACATTTCACTCCTGGTTATCTTCAATTATCTGTCCGTACCTAAATGACGAACATGGTTGGGTTCTCTGGTATGATAGCCAGGGAGAATGGAAAGATATCCTTAAAAAATTCTCGTCTGATAGCAATATAGAATATTGGGACGGAGAGGAAATACATGAACTCAATATTCGATATACCCTCAATCAGGAACCTCATCGCCCCCGGATTATCCGACTACCTATCCAAGATAATGAAATGACCTGGTTTGCTATCGAAGCACTCAAAGCACCTTGTACAAAACAATTACGATTAGCCGAGGCTTTACGTTCATTTGGAGCAGAAATTCCCTGGGACCAAGAGCAGAAGATGGGAGAAACCCTCAAATCTTACGCCCTTCAGTGGTTTGATGAGACAAAAGATGTATGGACCAGAAGCGGATCGGACAATATTATTACCGATGCCAGGGTCCTGGAAATAATTGGGAGTCCAACCTCCCGTTTATCTGATCTGAAACAGGATGAATTCATCCTATTATCAAATCGACTAGTACACGAATTCGGTCTGCCTGAACCCACCTTAGAAGATGAAAAAAAATGGAGACGTGAAGTTGTCGCAACTCTCCTGTGTACAGAGATCGCACGACAATACCCCGGAAAGAATCCTGGGGATAGCCACCGGGTAATTCCTGAAGGAAAGATTCGGGAAAAAACCCTGAAAAATATACTGGATACCTGGAAAAACACCGTTCCATATTTTGAGACATATGAACGAATCGTATTAGAAGCCGAACGACTTACCAGCATCCGTTCGATTGCACCCGATATCCCTGACAATGCTGAGCCATCGTCATCATATCACATCGAACGTGAATTATTTCGCAGAGAGATCTCATCACTAATTTCCACTCAATCAATACAGGATCTTGCACAAATCCTTTCAAAAAGAAAAGAATGGTACCAATCTCATACCGATTCTTTCTTTGGGAACCGTGCATCAGTTGATCATACTGTTTGGTGGAGTCATCTGTTAAAATTAAGTTCTATAGCCCAGACTCTATTGGTTGGAAATGCCATCAATCCGTGGTCTTCTGTTATGCAGGCCATTGAATGGTATACCCAGTCTGGTTATACCATCGATGAAGCTGGTGAATTACTATTTGAAGAAAAAGAAGAGTTCTCCGATGATATCAATGAAATAAGGGATCGATTAAAGCGACTTTACCTCCAGATTGTATCTCATATTGGCTCGCTCTTCTCAGAACGTCTCGCTCATGACTGTAATGGGATCTCAACACTCGAGACCGCTGGTGAAAAGGCAAATAATCTTCTTCAGCTCCAAAAAGGTCCTTTGGTTTTCATATTTCTTGATGCCCTACGATATGATCTGGGTGTAAGACTAGCCGCAATGCTTAACCAGGGTGAAGGGGGACAACGTGCTCAGGTCCATTATGCCCGGGCTTCACTTCCCAGTATCACCATGATCGGGAAACCCCATTCACTCCCTATTTCTTCCTCTCAATTGAAAGTATCATTCGATGAAACTAAAGGGAATTTTACCGTAACAACGAACGACTTCCTAAAAGATCTTACCGTTGCGGGTAATTGGAGGGACTGGTTTTCCCGTTCTCTTGGGGTAAAACAGTTTATGTTAATGGATGAGGTCTTAAGTGGGGATATCAAAAAGCCAAATAAAAACAATCCGATGATGGTTGTTGAGGGGGGAGAACTCGATGCAAGTGGAACCATTGGAGAATTGAAACAAACCGGTGCAGAGAACCTTCTCAGGCGATATACAAAGGGAATAAAAAAGATACGGGAAAAAGGATGGAACCGTTTTGTAATTGTCACCGATCATGGATACTTCCATTGGCAACCTGGCGAAGATGATATCGAGACTATTGAAAATAACGGAAATATCCTTTGGCAATCAAGACGAGCAGTTGTTGGCAGAAATTTGAGTTCTACAAAATCTCTCATCCTTCCTGCCTCTGGATCTGATCTGACGGTTCGTGTCCCATGGAGTACAAATGCCTTTAAAACATATGGAGGGCTTGGATTTTTCCACGGTGGAGCCACCCTTCAGGAGATCATTATCCCGGTAATTTATGCAGAATGGCCTCAAAAAACTACTGAGATCACCATCGTTCTAAAACCCGTTCAGTTTATTACAAGCCTGACACCTCGGGTTCAAATTGAAGATGGGGGGCAGAAACGATTGTTCGGAGCTGATGAATCCCTTTCTGGCCGAACTGTTCTGGTAAAAGTGAGAGATAAAGAGGGAAGAGTGGTCTTTAAACAGAAAGAACCAATATCTGTTAATCCCGGTGGAGGAGTTCAGACCATACAACTTGAACTTGTCCCAGGTGCTCCAGCTCTTCTTTCCGGCGAATATCTTATGGTATGTGTAGAAGACGCCGAAAATGAACAACGATTGGCAGAGGAACAAGTGGAATTGAGGCAGGATATCGATGACTGGTGA
- a CDS encoding deoxyguanosinetriphosphate triphosphohydrolase family protein, producing MKNNQTQKRLHPLAAKDGDPYNRRIHVEPKKEPESLRMQEPRNSFHRDRDRILYSRSFRRMMHKTQVSFTGEMNEHLRTRLTHTLEVAQIARSLARAVGVHEDLTEAIALGHDVGHTPFGHIGERTLSGFLSGEDAHIWVKSKLDPIGQINIGFKHNYQSVRLLSEREKGYFSFSGLNLTIPVLEGILKHSKLKYRESKYNVEYEGISDNEDFYMQNSFASTIEGQLVSLADEIAQVSHDVEDAIEANFASKDIILQQIEDQIKNGKLSKLLSDYPQIENLIDKNSHKLKPQYCKEFVSILIGNIVLHSIERIQQKMEDYYKIRNQNTIYQDKTTFYPIDMDICSENAILKSNPIYLFLKDIQERYIVNDYSVISENEKGRFVIRQLLKAYLSNPLQLPDSVLLYYSVNCKIESIGKLLLKQKSLEMNIRYISDINDEKMRKLVVYDPLFLRTICDYISSMTDLFAISEYQRLYGMKIS from the coding sequence ATGAAGAATAATCAAACTCAAAAAAGATTGCATCCATTAGCTGCAAAAGATGGAGACCCGTATAATCGGCGTATTCACGTAGAACCTAAGAAAGAGCCTGAATCCTTACGGATGCAAGAGCCACGGAACTCATTTCATCGTGATAGAGACAGAATCCTGTATTCACGTTCGTTTAGACGGATGATGCATAAAACCCAGGTGAGTTTTACCGGTGAGATGAATGAACATTTAAGAACACGACTTACCCATACACTTGAGGTTGCTCAGATTGCTCGATCTTTAGCTCGGGCAGTAGGTGTTCATGAAGATCTTACTGAAGCCATAGCTTTAGGGCATGATGTAGGTCATACTCCTTTCGGCCATATCGGAGAAAGAACCCTTTCTGGTTTTTTATCTGGAGAAGATGCACATATCTGGGTAAAATCAAAGCTTGATCCAATAGGTCAAATAAATATTGGCTTTAAACATAACTATCAGAGTGTTCGTTTACTTTCAGAAAGAGAGAAAGGGTACTTTAGTTTTTCTGGGTTGAATTTAACGATTCCTGTATTAGAAGGTATATTGAAACATTCAAAACTAAAATATCGAGAATCAAAATATAATGTCGAATACGAGGGGATATCAGATAATGAAGATTTTTATATGCAAAATTCTTTTGCATCTACAATTGAAGGACAATTAGTTAGTCTTGCTGATGAAATTGCTCAGGTAAGTCATGATGTTGAAGACGCAATAGAAGCTAATTTTGCAAGTAAAGATATTATACTCCAACAAATTGAAGATCAAATAAAGAATGGAAAATTATCAAAACTGCTATCAGATTATCCACAAATTGAAAATCTGATTGATAAAAACTCCCATAAATTAAAACCCCAATATTGTAAGGAGTTTGTCAGTATATTGATTGGAAATATCGTGTTACATTCAATCGAAAGAATTCAACAAAAGATGGAAGATTATTACAAAATACGTAATCAAAATACAATTTATCAAGATAAAACAACTTTTTATCCCATAGATATGGATATATGTTCAGAAAATGCAATTTTGAAAAGTAATCCAATATATCTATTTTTAAAGGATATTCAAGAGAGATACATCGTAAATGATTATTCTGTGATAAGTGAAAATGAGAAAGGGAGATTTGTAATAAGGCAACTGCTAAAAGCCTACCTCTCAAATCCACTACAGTTGCCAGATTCTGTTCTTCTCTATTATTCAGTTAATTGTAAAATTGAATCTATTGGTAAATTATTGTTGAAACAAAAAAGCTTGGAGATGAATATCCGATACATATCTGATATTAACGATGAAAAAATGAGAAAACTAGTAGTATATGATCCGTTATTTTTACGCACAATCTGTGATTATATCTCCTCAATGACTGATTTATTTGCAATTTCTGAGTATCAGAGGTTATATGGGATGAAGATCTCATGA
- a CDS encoding S8 family peptidase: MPEHLDLVHYRPLSKRRKGRPGIISTHINRNEFFAQINRDIESVRTHFNTDPNHIEGFPHLFELIVNQSSIHEQSFTTFLKRIDINVISPNPLKKGTWITSTTDISFSKFYKKCATYSQEENRYKEFGAIGNIRKISPEKKIGKKLQKNPLLTDSYEIIDIELWRLERAYLNKIIDKIKIYVLDRGGDFLDQFISETFALVKLRINKEIFSTLLQWDEICRIDRPNKPLLSLHTLPCSIKNLPVPKQLKEGSPSVLMIDSGVRSGHPLLINSIYHEYTCNTAVDPPIITETAGDSSGHGTEVAGIILYGDLYESHRSENYSPVCRLISAKLPYSDTNGSLDEVSIEENSIFEKCLEYLITQILEKHPEIRLINCSFNLDNPDNYDETLDLDMTYDNHLSPLSALIDELSNKFDCIFVCSAGNSYPTDYPERYPDYLLGEYEDYNIRSPANSAYAVVVGSIAQEYSFYEGTPEKIMVKSNAGYPSPFTSIGPGYGKMIKPEFVHQGGDIIYSTIPDEEGEYALEDGVLVLEPNWITKGNFLGKDIGTSFSTPYITHYYSQLFAKFPSYSANLQKALLFSSADFPDELPTQYLKYKDSNTDKELSKLLHIYGYGKPSIQKALLSDDHSVVLKKVNSISLDHVQFYTIFLPSEFITTKGKRTISVSLVYNPPTNRNRIDYLGNMLSFRLFKNISVDDLRKSASFLNQDENEEDNETNALKKHEIELYPKTNLRKRSIHQKGIRKFQKKPDINPLYPLIVAVTAHNKWITNPRYKQDYAIVVRLTHQAEIPLYVSLREKNTVRVRIR; the protein is encoded by the coding sequence ATGCCTGAACATTTAGATCTAGTACACTATCGGCCGCTATCAAAAAGACGAAAAGGAAGACCTGGGATAATTTCAACTCATATTAATAGAAATGAATTTTTTGCTCAAATAAATCGAGATATTGAATCAGTCCGTACTCACTTTAATACTGATCCAAACCATATTGAAGGATTTCCTCATCTTTTTGAATTAATAGTAAATCAATCATCGATACATGAACAGTCTTTCACCACTTTTCTTAAGAGAATCGATATTAATGTTATATCACCGAATCCTCTAAAAAAAGGTACATGGATTACTTCAACAACTGATATCTCATTCTCAAAATTTTATAAAAAATGCGCAACATATTCTCAGGAAGAAAACAGGTACAAAGAATTTGGAGCAATAGGAAATATTCGAAAAATATCTCCTGAAAAAAAGATTGGGAAAAAATTACAAAAAAATCCTTTACTTACAGATAGTTATGAAATAATTGATATTGAATTATGGAGATTGGAGAGAGCCTACTTAAATAAAATTATTGATAAGATTAAAATTTATGTGTTAGATAGGGGAGGGGATTTTTTAGATCAATTCATATCAGAAACCTTTGCATTGGTTAAGTTAAGAATTAATAAGGAAATTTTCTCAACTCTTCTTCAATGGGACGAGATTTGCAGAATCGATCGGCCAAACAAACCGTTATTATCCTTACATACACTTCCCTGTTCAATCAAGAATTTACCAGTCCCAAAACAACTGAAAGAAGGTTCCCCTTCTGTTCTTATGATTGATAGTGGGGTTCGCTCAGGTCATCCCCTATTGATAAATTCAATATATCACGAATATACATGTAATACAGCCGTTGATCCTCCAATTATTACAGAAACGGCAGGAGACTCTTCAGGTCATGGAACTGAAGTTGCCGGGATCATATTATATGGTGATCTTTATGAATCTCACCGGTCAGAAAATTACTCTCCAGTTTGCAGATTAATTTCAGCGAAATTGCCATACTCTGATACAAATGGATCTCTTGATGAAGTGTCTATTGAAGAAAACTCAATATTTGAAAAGTGCCTTGAATATTTAATTACTCAAATTCTTGAAAAACACCCAGAAATAAGATTAATTAATTGTTCCTTTAATCTTGATAATCCTGATAATTATGATGAAACACTTGATCTTGATATGACTTATGATAATCATCTCTCCCCTTTGTCTGCTCTTATCGATGAATTATCCAACAAATTTGATTGTATATTCGTATGTTCAGCTGGGAATTCGTATCCTACCGATTATCCTGAAAGATATCCTGATTATCTATTAGGTGAGTACGAAGATTATAACATCAGATCTCCTGCAAATTCAGCTTATGCTGTGGTTGTGGGCTCCATTGCTCAGGAATATTCTTTTTATGAAGGAACTCCTGAAAAAATTATGGTTAAAAGCAACGCGGGGTATCCTTCTCCTTTTACGAGCATCGGCCCTGGATATGGTAAGATGATCAAACCCGAGTTTGTTCACCAGGGTGGTGATATTATTTATTCAACCATACCAGATGAAGAAGGTGAGTATGCTTTAGAAGATGGAGTTCTTGTTCTCGAACCTAATTGGATAACAAAAGGGAATTTTTTAGGGAAAGATATTGGAACCAGTTTTTCAACACCCTATATCACTCATTATTACTCACAATTGTTCGCTAAATTCCCGTCTTATTCGGCAAATCTACAAAAGGCATTGCTCTTTTCTTCAGCTGATTTTCCAGATGAATTGCCAACTCAATATTTGAAATATAAAGATAGCAATACTGACAAAGAATTATCAAAACTTCTTCATATCTATGGATATGGAAAACCATCAATTCAAAAAGCATTACTTTCTGATGACCATTCCGTGGTGCTAAAAAAAGTCAATTCCATTTCACTGGATCATGTGCAATTTTATACAATATTTCTGCCTTCAGAATTCATCACTACGAAGGGAAAAAGAACGATATCGGTATCATTAGTATATAATCCTCCTACAAATAGAAACCGCATCGATTATCTTGGTAACATGCTTTCTTTCAGGTTATTCAAAAATATCTCTGTAGATGATCTAAGAAAATCAGCCTCATTTTTAAATCAGGATGAAAATGAAGAAGATAATGAAACAAACGCATTAAAAAAACATGAAATTGAATTATACCCTAAGACAAATCTTAGAAAACGCAGTATTCATCAGAAAGGGATACGAAAATTTCAAAAAAAGCCTGATATTAATCCGTTATACCCCCTTATAGTTGCTGTAACTGCTCATAATAAATGGATTACAAATCCGAGATATAAACAAGACTATGCTATTGTGGTCCGATTAACTCACCAAGCGGAAATTCCGTTGTACGTATCATTAAGAGAAAAAAACACAGTAAGAGTAAGAATCCGGTGA
- a CDS encoding AAA family ATPase, with translation MRKKQPDISDRTLSDNNFGQLIRESNSNHYSSNYKNHQVPKDTERGFDLLDINSPLTDWSSLILAIDTQNSIEQIITERKFADNLAKYGLKPKQKLLFTGQPGTGKTSSAEVLSFKLSLPLVTVNFESVISSYLGETSANLKHIFDFISIGQYVVLFDEFDIIGKKRDDPTEHGEIKRVVNNFMLMLDHFKGNSIIIAATNHAHLLDVGVWRRFDDIIFFDLPSVKNRERIFEKYLKMVHLSDEVNIEKIARSASYYSGSDIEQVCVAAIKECILNNRTTIELSDIKDAISRQNKRKGFLKGSYA, from the coding sequence ATGAGGAAAAAACAGCCCGATATATCTGATAGAACGTTAAGCGATAATAATTTTGGACAATTAATTCGAGAATCCAATTCGAATCACTACTCTTCGAATTATAAAAATCATCAAGTTCCAAAAGATACAGAACGTGGATTTGATTTATTAGATATTAACTCCCCTCTAACCGATTGGTCGAGCTTAATTTTAGCAATAGATACTCAGAACTCAATTGAACAGATCATCACAGAAAGAAAATTTGCAGATAATCTCGCTAAATATGGATTGAAACCAAAACAAAAACTATTATTTACCGGTCAACCGGGGACAGGGAAAACATCATCAGCCGAGGTTTTAAGCTTCAAACTTTCCCTTCCTCTTGTTACGGTAAATTTTGAATCGGTAATCTCTTCATATCTTGGTGAAACGTCGGCTAATTTAAAACATATCTTTGATTTTATAAGTATTGGACAATATGTAGTTCTTTTTGATGAATTCGATATTATTGGTAAAAAACGGGATGATCCAACTGAACATGGTGAGATTAAACGTGTAGTAAATAACTTCATGCTTATGTTAGATCATTTCAAAGGCAACTCAATTATTATCGCAGCAACAAATCATGCCCATTTATTAGATGTTGGAGTGTGGCGACGATTTGATGATATTATTTTTTTTGACTTGCCTTCTGTCAAAAATAGAGAAAGGATCTTTGAGAAATATCTTAAGATGGTTCACCTCTCTGACGAAGTAAATATTGAAAAGATTGCAAGATCCGCTTCGTATTATTCAGGTTCAGATATTGAACAGGTTTGCGTCGCAGCGATAAAAGAATGTATATTGAATAATCGCACCACAATTGAACTATCTGATATTAAAGATGCAATATCTCGACAAAACAAGAGAAAAGGTTTCTTGAAGGGATCTTATGCCTGA